Genomic DNA from Leptotrichia wadei:
TTTGTATTCTTCCGTATTAATTAAAAATTTCTTTGCGGTCAAATCATTGCTGTTTTCATAAATTTTCTCGAAATTTAATAAAATTAACACATAAGAAAATATTTTATTATAGCTTTCCTCATTTATATTTAAAAACATCACTTTTTCAATTTCTACAATAAATTTTTTCGTATTTTCAATATTTTTTTGTTTGATATATTTGAAGAAATAACGATAAACCTGTGCTTTTGCTACTTTTGAAGAATTTTTATCATTAAGGGAGTCAAATATTTTCTCCAAAAGTTCAATTTTTTTTATGAGAATGTCTCGAAAGTTACCATTAAGGCGATAACCATTAGCATTTTTATAAACTAGCTCAATTTTCTGCATTTTAAATTCTTTTGACATTAATTTCAAATCTTTTTTTATTGTCGTTCTGGAAATTTCAAGTTCCTCACATATTTTCGTAATATTAAGTCCTTTTTCATCAAAAAATAATATTAGTTTTAAAATACTTATCCTATCTTCCATAGATAATTTACGAATTTTTTCCAAAATCTCAAATAAATTTTTAAAATCCTGATTAGTGTCAAGAGAAATGCTATTTTTAGCCTTTTTAGTAATTTTATAGTCAAGTAACCGCAAAATGCTGTCGATGTTATTAATATAATATCTGGCCGCCCTGTCTGAAACTCCATATTTCTCAGATACTAATTTAAAATTATATTTTTTCCCTTTAATAAGGTTATTTAATATTTCAGTTTCCCTATAGTTTAACATAATATTCACCTTTCTATAATAAGGATACCTCTATAAATTAAAATAATCAATTTACATTACACTTCAAATATATTTGAAAAAATGTTACCATCTATTTTTATTTATACTTTTTCTTTCATAAAAAAATTACAAACTGTATAATATTTATACGTAAAATTACACAAATTAGTACGCATAATATTGTTTTCAAATTTTACAAAATTTCCGTATATTTCAAATGCTCCTTCAAAGCCTCAACATAAACTTTCCCATAAACACTAAGTTTGGTATTTTTCTGCATTATAATTCCAACTTTCATATACTCGTCAACTTCCAGCGGTCTTGCAATAATATTTTCTCCATTTAATTCCTTACTGATTATCCCAGTACTCACAGTATATCCGTTAAGCCCGACTGCTAAATTAAACAAAGTCGCTCTATCTCTAACTTTTATATTTTTATCCCTCTGAACCTCCCACTTCTTGCGTCGCAGGGTTCTTGGGTAGTAGTTGCTTTTTTTAGCCAACTAAATTTACCAAGCTATCCCCATAGTTCCTACGGTTCATATATTCTTATTTAAGCACTTATTTCTAATATCCTTAGTCCTTCTTTTAATATGTTTTTTGCTGCATTTATATCCCTATTATGTACAGCTCCACAGAATGTACAAGTCCATTCTCTTACGCTTAAATTCTTTACTTTTTCGTTCTTATATCCACAACAGTTACATATTTGACTACTTGCAAAAAACTTATCTACTCTTACTATTGTTCTTCCATACCACTTCGCTTTATATTCCAGTATTCTACAAAATTCACTCCATGATACATCTAGTATATTTCTTGCTAATTTATGGTTTCTACCATATTTTTTACTTGTAAATCTTCCATACAAATAATATCATATTTTCTTATTAGCTCTGTCGATAATTTCTGCAAAAAGTCTTTTCTTTGATTTGTTACTTTTTCATAGCATTTTGCCACTTTTATTCTAGCCTTATTTCTATTTGAACTGCCCTTTGGTTTTCGTGACAGTTCTCTTTGACATAAAGCTAATTTTTTCAAAGATTTCTGTAAATATTTTGGATTTTCTATTAAGGTTTCATCACTGGTAATCGCAAAGTCCTTTATACCTAAATCTATTCCAACATTCTTATTTGTGCTCTCTAGTTTTTTTACTTCTACATCTGTACAACATAGAGACACATAATATTTTCCACTAGGTGCTTGTGTTATTGTTGCATTTATTATTCTTCCTTGTGGCTTCATCTTATCTCTTATTTTTAGTTTTCCTAACTTAGGTACTTTTATCCATTTACCTAAAAACTCTATATTATTATTAGTATAACTAGTTCTGTATGATTTTCTATTATCTTTCTTAGATTTAAACTTTGGATAACCCTTTCCACTAAAAAAGTTCTTATAGGCTACATCTAAATCTTTTAAAGAATTTTGTAAAGAAAATTTATCTACATCTTTTAACCATTTATTTTTTTCTTTTAAAACTGTTAGCGCTTTACTACACTCACTATATGACATAGATTTTTTCTCTTTGTTATATAAGTCTTGTTTTAAACCTAAAAAATGATTATAGACGTATCTTACACAACCAAAAGCACAATTTAACTTTTCTATTTGAGTTTTAGTTGGATAAAATCTGAACTTGTATGCTTTTTCCATTTGATTTCACCTCCATTTACTTATACCTAAGTATAATATTTTTTATACTGTAAGTAAATGAAAAAGTAAAATTTTTCTAAATATATGAACCTAAAAACCGACTTAGTCGTTTTAGAGGTTGTCGTTCACATAAGTACGCTACCACTTATGCAGTTCTCTTATGAACTTCTTAATATTTCTATTAAGCACAGACTATATCTTATCCCACAGCTCTACCTGTTTGGGTCTACCCACTTCCACGAAGCTTTTCGTGTACTTCCCTCAGGAGGAATAGTCGTTGAACCTTACCTTGCGGTCTTGGCTGCTGATTGCCCATTATCTTAACACTTAGGGTTTAACCTTATGTCATCTAGTATATTTTTTCTGCTTTCGCAACGTTCACACTTGCCTCTCTCCTTAATTTGTTAAGGTGGAGTTGCTATGTTGTAGTTATACTAGCTTTAGGGGTTTCCAGCAATTCGAGCAGTATTGGGTAACTTCTTTTAAGTTGCTACCTCTACATACATATTTCTATATATGCTGACTATACTTAATGGTCTAACTCACTTCTTACGTCACAAGTGTGCGACCATATTTTTAATCAATCGTACTAAGTATTTCTTCCGAAAAATAAAACGAATTGTAATCCCCTTGCTCAAACGATAAATATGGATATTCCTTCAAGTCTTCAAGGCTAATACTTTCCTTTTTTGCCAAAGGATGATTAAAACTAATAAAAACATGCGGCTTTGCAGTAAATAATTCAATAAATTTCAGATTATTTCTTTTTATCATTTTCTCAATCACAGTTTTATTCGCTCCCGAAGTATACAAAATCCCAATTTCACTTTTTCTTTTGCTCACATCTTCAATAATTTCATTAGTCTGAGTTTCCCTAAGCGTAAAATCGTACTTATTTTCCCCAAACTTCTTAATCACATCCACAAAAGCATTTACTGCAAACGAATAATGCTGTGCAGACACTGAAAAATGTCGAGTTATCTTATTTCCTTTCTTATACTCTTTCTCCAATAAATCTGTCTGTTCTAAAACCTGCCTTGCATACCCTAAAAATCTATCTCCCTCAAGAGAAACAATCACTCCCTTATTTGTTCTGTTAAAAATTGATATATTCATTTCATCTTCCAATTCTTTTATAGCCTTAGTCAGTGCTGGTTGAGAAACAAAAAGCTCTTTTGCAGCATCACTCAATGTCCCTTTTTCAGCGACTGTAACTACATACTTTAATTGTTGTAATGTCATTTTACCCCTTTCTTTTTTTATTAAAATAATTGATAATTACTTTAAGCCCTGTTCTGTCGCCTTAGTCCGCATAACAAAAAAAGCTGATATTTCTACCAGCTTCCTCCACCTCCCCCGCCGGAACCTCCGCCAGAGAAACCTCCTCCACTAAAGAAGCCGCCTCCGCCTGAGCCACTCTTGGATGAACTAAATTTTTCACTCATAATTTTCGATTTTCCACTGCTATAACTTCTTGAAAATGCGTTCGTAAAACTATGATTACTATAAGCGTACATATGAGTGTGGCTATTTATATAAGATTCATTTATGTCGAAGTTGTATAATTTTATTGTTTTTTTCATTAATTTTATTGCCTCATTTTTTACTCCAAGCGCTACTGCAAAAGGCAAGATTC
This window encodes:
- a CDS encoding LysR family transcriptional regulator; its protein translation is MTLQQLKYVVTVAEKGTLSDAAKELFVSQPALTKAIKELEDEMNISIFNRTNKGVIVSLEGDRFLGYARQVLEQTDLLEKEYKKGNKITRHFSVSAQHYSFAVNAFVDVIKKFGENKYDFTLRETQTNEIIEDVSKRKSEIGILYTSGANKTVIEKMIKRNNLKFIELFTAKPHVFISFNHPLAKKESISLEDLKEYPYLSFEQGDYNSFYFSEEILSTID